The genomic interval CCCAGGGCCGCATTCCCTTTGCCGAGTTTATGGAGCTGGCGCTGTACCACCCCCAGGGCGGCTACTACACCACCAAAGACGCCATCCTGGGGTTTGAAGGAGATTTTGTCACCTCCGCCCACCTGGGCCACGACTTTGGTGAGCTGATAGCTACTCAATTTGCCGAAATGTGGGCGCATTTGGAACGTCCCAATCCCTTCGCTCTAGTAGAAATGGGCGCTGGTCAGGGGTTGATCGCCGCCGATGTGCTGAGTACTTTGCAAAACCACTTTCCCGGCTGCTTTGCCGCCCTAGATTTTCAAATTGTCGAAAAATCTGACCAATTGCGAGTGGCCCAGGAGCGACGTCTTTCACCGTGGGCTGGCAAAGTCAGCTGGCTAACTTTAGAAGACATCGCCGATGACAGCATCACCGGCTGCCTGTTTTCGAATGAACTGGTCGATGCCCTACCCGTACATCAGGTCGTGATTACAGAATCAGGGCTGCAAGAGGTCTATGTCACTCTGACCGATGGCCCAGATTCACCCGTGCGAGAAGTTGTGGATGCCCCCTCCACCCCACGCCTGGCCGATTATTTTACGTTTGTGGGTATCGATCTGGCTGACGCGCAGTACGCCCCCGGCTACCGCACCGAGGTT from Leptolyngbya sp. KIOST-1 carries:
- a CDS encoding class I SAM-dependent methyltransferase, translated to MPHNPVLYEVLRDRIHQSPQGRIPFAEFMELALYHPQGGYYTTKDAILGFEGDFVTSAHLGHDFGELIATQFAEMWAHLERPNPFALVEMGAGQGLIAADVLSTLQNHFPGCFAALDFQIVEKSDQLRVAQERRLSPWAGKVSWLTLEDIADDSITGCLFSNELVDALPVHQVVITESGLQEVYVTLTDGPDSPVREVVDAPSTPRLADYFTFVGIDLADAQYAPGYRTEVHLAALGWMKTVAAKLHRGYVLTIDYGYPASRYYSRARAQGTLQCYYQHAHHNDPYSHLGYQDITAHVNFTALERQGERCGLETLGATQQGMFLMALGLGDRLTALGQIQASDPATVNLAIQRRDRLHQLINPMGLGNFVVLVQGKGLADRAKTLKGLTVPPLI